In bacterium, a single window of DNA contains:
- a CDS encoding FAD-dependent oxidoreductase, protein MAEIESALISFKWIQWKFKSLKNIGFAGAEPELFMNADKFIEKYHIEPIAYGFSPLWAGAGYGYYSDVPALYVLKLMVPFVSNLSSSPDVLRRAPEGFQRLWEKVAEDLEDVRLNQTVEKVKRGDNESSISIEVTANGLTETFDRIIISCDLKEALKFIDASPEEQELFSQVQNNDFCIHILHADGIPYHDGTLLLLAENTMPETIGHVTAIISREDTPGVWTSYQIAPRGASADRSKV, encoded by the coding sequence TTGGCTGAAATCGAATCGGCACTTATAAGCTTCAAATGGATCCAATGGAAATTCAAAAGTCTCAAGAACATCGGGTTCGCCGGGGCAGAGCCGGAACTTTTTATGAATGCTGATAAATTTATCGAAAAGTATCATATCGAGCCAATTGCCTATGGCTTCAGCCCCTTATGGGCAGGTGCCGGATATGGATACTATTCTGATGTCCCCGCTCTTTATGTCCTCAAATTAATGGTACCGTTTGTAAGCAATCTTAGTTCTTCCCCTGATGTTTTACGAAGGGCTCCCGAAGGCTTCCAGAGGCTATGGGAAAAAGTTGCGGAAGACCTGGAAGATGTTCGCCTGAACCAGACCGTGGAAAAAGTTAAACGGGGTGATAACGAAAGTTCGATATCAATCGAAGTAACCGCCAACGGCCTTACCGAGACCTTCGACCGCATTATCATTTCCTGTGACCTGAAAGAAGCCCTCAAATTTATCGATGCATCCCCGGAAGAACAGGAACTGTTTTCCCAGGTTCAAAACAATGACTTTTGCATTCATATTTTGCACGCTGATGGGATACCCTATCATGATGGAACTTTGTTATTACTTGCAGAAAATACCATGCCCGAAACAATTGGCCATGTTACGGCCATTATCAGCCGGGAAGATACTCCTGGAGTTTGGACATCGTACCAGATAGCTCCCCGGGGGGCATCTGCGGACAGGTCGAAAGTATAA
- a CDS encoding 6-bladed beta-propeller, translating into MCKFPIFKTRYRQMKFRLGVFCLIGLLPFLINSQKAQEPRNAHETLAMGAKPQTLASSPSAEGNPVPPPEQGFLPPEKTPVPAASAEKETPPEPAPAAGNERGPASSEKEDLLLPPAKSPLPEPAEKDTVPPAGEKGALSPPPVEKDTAPLPKQDSPLPPAGADTGQKKRLGYHHYSYESSFGGSGMGRGSFDHPVAIAVDSQDNIYVVDQGRNNLIQKFSKDGEFICQWGKRGTKSGEFDSLSAIAIDKNDNIYVVDTGNNRIQKFNPAKFNSWKDPVNDPNYSFFFKVIGSLGSGESKFQTPTDIVIDDDNALYVVDSGNSRIQKFDNEGEFEKEFGSYGSCRECFLAPSRIAYDPTGFGYLYVLDQTRRGFVLHQIDTSGRFLRTLDVFHQKEFPISKPTRIYFDSDGFLYVVDQEKGSVYKFNTNGEFIQKIGDPSSTSREAALDTPQAIVQDSDKRLLIVDSKDNRIKIFDQI; encoded by the coding sequence ATGTGCAAGTTTCCAATATTCAAGACCAGATATCGGCAGATGAAATTCCGGCTGGGGGTGTTTTGCCTGATAGGTTTGCTGCCGTTTCTTATCAATAGCCAAAAGGCACAAGAGCCACGGAACGCTCATGAAACTCTGGCAATGGGTGCCAAACCGCAAACTTTGGCCTCTTCACCGTCAGCGGAAGGGAATCCCGTGCCTCCACCTGAGCAGGGCTTTCTGCCTCCGGAGAAAACTCCTGTGCCTGCTGCGTCTGCTGAAAAAGAGACACCACCTGAGCCTGCACCTGCTGCCGGCAACGAGAGGGGGCCTGCATCTTCTGAGAAAGAGGATTTACTTTTGCCTCCGGCAAAAAGTCCTTTGCCTGAGCCTGCGGAGAAAGACACTGTACCTCCAGCCGGGGAAAAAGGCGCTCTATCTCCTCCTCCTGTCGAGAAAGACACTGCACCACTGCCCAAACAGGATTCTCCGCTTCCACCAGCAGGTGCGGATACCGGCCAGAAAAAGCGGCTGGGTTATCATCACTACAGCTATGAGTCATCATTTGGCGGTTCCGGAATGGGGAGAGGATCGTTTGATCATCCAGTAGCAATTGCCGTTGACAGCCAGGATAACATCTACGTCGTTGACCAGGGGAGAAATAATCTTATCCAGAAGTTCAGCAAAGATGGCGAGTTTATTTGCCAATGGGGAAAGCGCGGCACGAAATCGGGCGAATTCGACTCTCTCTCGGCTATCGCTATTGACAAGAATGACAACATCTATGTAGTTGATACGGGTAATAACCGGATACAAAAGTTTAATCCAGCTAAGTTTAATTCATGGAAAGATCCAGTTAATGACCCGAATTACTCATTTTTCTTCAAGGTTATTGGCTCCCTGGGCTCCGGCGAAAGTAAGTTTCAGACACCCACCGATATTGTTATCGACGATGATAACGCACTCTATGTAGTTGATTCCGGTAACAGTCGAATTCAAAAGTTTGACAATGAGGGAGAGTTCGAGAAGGAATTCGGAAGCTATGGCTCGTGCAGGGAATGCTTTCTGGCTCCTTCACGGATCGCCTACGACCCCACTGGATTTGGCTATCTCTACGTGCTGGATCAAACTCGCAGGGGTTTCGTGCTTCACCAGATTGACACCAGTGGGCGGTTCCTGCGGACCCTGGACGTATTTCACCAGAAAGAGTTTCCCATCTCCAAACCGACTCGTATCTATTTTGATTCGGACGGGTTTCTCTATGTTGTGGATCAGGAGAAAGGCTCGGTTTACAAGTTCAATACCAATGGCGAATTTATCCAGAAAATCGGTGATCCATCCTCCACGTCCCGGGAAGCTGCTCTGGATACTCCCCAGGCAATAGTGCAGGATTCGGATAAGCGCCTTCTTATCGTGGATTCAAAAGATAACCGGATTAAGATTTTTGATCAGATATAG
- the ccsB gene encoding c-type cytochrome biogenesis protein CcsB codes for MLALSSKFFGAAMIIYIVATLVYATFLAIKSEKIGSLATGTATLGLLIHTAALIVRTVASYRQGIGQPPFTNLYSSMVFFSWAIILTYLILEFKFKQKAIGVFVTPIAFILLAVTTLLSDQIEPLVPALQSNWLLSHVVTCFFGYAAFAVACGISIMYLVRIYYEERGAGQVGVLQILPSSELLDELAYKAIVIGFPFLTIGIITGAAWANYAWGTYWSWDPKETWSLITWFVYAAFLHARFAAGWKGKRTAVLSIVGFLFVLFTYLGVSWLLPGLHSYA; via the coding sequence ATGCTTGCGCTCAGTTCAAAATTTTTCGGAGCGGCGATGATTATTTATATTGTTGCCACTCTTGTTTATGCAACGTTCCTGGCTATTAAAAGTGAAAAGATCGGCAGTCTGGCTACCGGTACAGCGACCCTTGGTTTGCTTATCCATACGGCCGCTCTCATTGTCAGGACCGTAGCTTCCTATCGGCAGGGCATCGGCCAGCCTCCTTTTACCAATCTTTATTCCTCGATGGTCTTTTTTTCCTGGGCCATCATCCTGACTTATCTTATTTTGGAATTTAAATTCAAGCAGAAAGCGATCGGAGTTTTTGTCACTCCCATTGCATTTATTCTGCTGGCTGTTACTACCCTGCTGTCAGATCAGATCGAACCGCTTGTACCGGCCCTGCAGAGTAACTGGCTTCTTTCGCATGTGGTAACCTGCTTTTTTGGTTATGCAGCCTTTGCTGTCGCCTGTGGGATCAGTATCATGTACCTGGTGAGGATTTACTATGAGGAAAGGGGAGCGGGCCAAGTCGGTGTCCTGCAGATTTTGCCTTCCTCCGAACTTCTTGATGAATTAGCCTATAAGGCTATCGTTATCGGTTTTCCTTTCCTGACCATAGGGATTATTACCGGTGCTGCCTGGGCGAATTATGCCTGGGGAACGTATTGGAGCTGGGATCCGAAGGAAACATGGTCTCTGATCACCTGGTTTGTATACGCTGCCTTTCTTCATGCCCGGTTTGCCGCCGGATGGAAAGGGAAAAGAACCGCTGTTCTGTCAATTGTTGGATTCTTATTCGTGTTATTCACCTATTTAGGCGTAAGCTGGCTCCTCCCGGGATTACATAGCTATGCATAA
- a CDS encoding cytochrome c biogenesis protein ResB: MVKKIVRFFSSLKLTISLLIILALTSIIGTVIQQQQNPAIYLQQFGKPVYQVFKVFGFFDLYHSWWFMALLALLTLNLLFCSLRRLPRDLQLILSPRVKITDNELKALSSQEKLLVKKQSLDQTLEAVLAGLKKSGFGCRHKVKNETGWYLFSERGKFSRLAFHITHLSIILIFAGAIIGAARGFKGFINIVEGQKGKVITLQSGGHGPKELDFEVECRKFEVTYYQDESGNLTNRPKDYKSLLVIHDHGKEVFAKEIEVNAPLNYQGIYFYQSSFGEVPQLTVTVKTMEGEPIGNFDVQEGGSFHFSGKDGQKTQVTLLRYFPDFYMNQNGQVDSRSNVPNNPAAFLEIRTANDQPRQTWVFHRFPDFPHGGQTDYKYSLISVDSGKKYTGLQVVWDPGVPLVWTGCIILVMGIIIIFSVPHYRLWVVVTDKGNSQEITIAGSTNKNKPSFQAVFAKIVTNLGSNLTDRTTVG, from the coding sequence ATGGTAAAAAAAATTGTAAGATTTTTCAGTTCCTTAAAGTTAACGATTTCTCTCCTCATCATCCTGGCTCTTACTTCAATTATTGGAACAGTGATTCAGCAGCAGCAGAATCCGGCTATCTATCTGCAGCAGTTCGGTAAGCCGGTTTATCAGGTTTTTAAGGTTTTCGGGTTTTTCGATCTCTATCACTCCTGGTGGTTTATGGCACTTTTAGCCCTCCTGACCCTGAATCTGCTGTTTTGTTCGCTGCGAAGGCTGCCCAGGGATTTGCAGCTTATCCTGTCACCCAGGGTGAAGATCACGGATAATGAGCTCAAAGCGCTCAGTTCTCAGGAAAAGCTCCTGGTTAAAAAGCAATCTCTCGACCAGACCCTTGAGGCAGTGCTCGCCGGTCTGAAAAAGAGTGGATTCGGTTGTCGGCACAAGGTAAAAAATGAGACAGGATGGTACCTTTTCTCGGAAAGAGGCAAATTCAGCCGTCTGGCTTTCCATATCACCCATTTGAGCATAATTCTCATTTTTGCCGGAGCGATCATCGGTGCAGCCAGGGGATTTAAAGGCTTTATCAACATTGTCGAAGGGCAGAAAGGGAAGGTAATTACGCTCCAGTCTGGAGGCCATGGTCCCAAGGAGCTTGATTTTGAAGTAGAATGCAGGAAGTTTGAAGTAACCTATTATCAGGATGAATCAGGGAATCTTACCAATCGGCCCAAAGATTACAAGAGCCTGCTGGTAATTCATGATCATGGAAAAGAGGTTTTCGCCAAAGAGATTGAGGTCAATGCCCCGCTGAATTACCAGGGGATATACTTTTATCAGTCCAGTTTTGGTGAAGTGCCTCAATTGACCGTTACGGTAAAAACAATGGAAGGTGAACCGATAGGTAATTTTGATGTGCAGGAAGGCGGCTCTTTCCACTTTTCCGGTAAAGATGGTCAAAAGACGCAGGTCACTCTCCTGCGCTACTTTCCAGATTTTTACATGAACCAGAATGGGCAGGTAGACAGCCGCTCAAATGTCCCGAATAACCCTGCCGCCTTTCTGGAGATCAGGACAGCCAATGATCAGCCACGGCAAACATGGGTCTTCCACCGTTTCCCCGACTTCCCTCATGGTGGTCAAACTGACTACAAGTACTCGTTAATCTCCGTCGATTCAGGAAAAAAATATACCGGCCTTCAGGTCGTATGGGATCCGGGAGTGCCATTGGTATGGACAGGATGTATTATCCTGGTCATGGGAATCATTATCATATTTTCGGTTCCCCATTATCGCCTCTGGGTTGTAGTTACCGATAAAGGAAATAGCCAGGAAATTACTATTGCAGGCAGTACCAATAAAAATAAACCTTCTTTTCAGGCTGTTTTTGCAAAAATTGTCACCAACCTTGGCAGTAATCTTACCGATAGGACAACAGTAGGATAA
- the tmk gene encoding dTMP kinase, translating to MNRERQGLLIIFEGIDGAGKTTQARRVTAWLKEQGLPAASFSEPSPHGVYGKKLRQIILHGREKITPQEEMELFLKDREEDVQKNILPALMQGSIVVMDRYYYSNMAYQGALGIDVNHIQALNEKIAPRPDMVIILDLDAQAGLHRINTLRREKENHFEREDYLRKVSQIFREMKGDHIYHLPASRPLEEVNAEVDRLIMGLVQKRILPR from the coding sequence ATGAACAGAGAAAGACAGGGGTTGTTGATCATTTTCGAGGGAATTGACGGTGCAGGGAAAACAACCCAGGCACGGCGGGTGACTGCATGGCTCAAAGAACAAGGACTTCCGGCGGCTTCTTTCAGCGAGCCTTCTCCCCATGGGGTCTATGGGAAAAAATTACGGCAGATCATCCTTCATGGCAGAGAGAAAATCACCCCCCAGGAAGAAATGGAGCTGTTTCTCAAAGACCGGGAGGAAGATGTTCAAAAGAATATCCTGCCTGCCCTCATGCAGGGTTCTATTGTGGTCATGGATCGGTATTACTATTCCAACATGGCTTATCAGGGAGCGCTGGGAATCGATGTCAACCATATTCAGGCACTCAACGAAAAAATTGCGCCCAGGCCGGATATGGTTATCATTCTGGACCTTGACGCCCAGGCCGGACTCCATCGGATAAATACTCTTCGCCGCGAGAAAGAGAACCATTTCGAAAGAGAGGATTATCTCCGGAAGGTCAGCCAAATATTCAGGGAAATGAAGGGCGATCATATTTATCACCTCCCCGCTTCCCGCCCGCTTGAAGAGGTCAACGCTGAGGTAGACCGGCTGATTATGGGCCTCGTACAAAAAAGGATTCTCCCCAGGTAA